Proteins encoded together in one Flavobacteriales bacterium window:
- a CDS encoding tetratricopeptide repeat protein, with protein MIKNALYIFILIALGISSCKSGKQVNSKPGVSKGVQDTLMRMTSEGHLIEGITKKMTGDPEGAIQSLEQCLRFNPKNDAAYYHLSGLYEMMGRADYAIAFAEKA; from the coding sequence ATGATTAAAAACGCGCTTTATATTTTCATTCTCATTGCACTGGGAATTTCCTCCTGCAAATCGGGAAAACAGGTCAACTCCAAACCCGGCGTTTCCAAAGGCGTGCAGGATACGCTGATGCGTATGACTTCGGAGGGACATCTCATTGAGGGAATTACCAAAAAAATGACCGGCGATCCGGAAGGCGCTATTCAATCACTGGAACAGTGCCTGCGTTTTAATCCGAAAAATGATGCTGCGTATTATCACCTTTCCGGATTATATGAAATGATGGGAAGAGCCGATTACGCTATTGCCTTTGCAGAAAAAGC